One Desulforhopalus sp. DNA segment encodes these proteins:
- a CDS encoding sigma-70 family RNA polymerase sigma factor, protein MNEGSEFFEEAHLIERVTAGDADAFRQLYDLSYGKVARYVQKVAGDYGLADDIVAQTYTVAWQKSDTFRGNGRITTWLIGIARNIMFREFRKSKKYVPFEEEYSAAETKSQFRVEIESTNAALKAALQSLKVNHREILELVFYQDLSYGEVSELVGIPVNTVKTRVFHAKQALKDVLEKQDINNYDQ, encoded by the coding sequence ATGAACGAGGGCAGTGAATTCTTTGAAGAAGCGCATCTGATAGAACGGGTGACGGCAGGTGATGCGGACGCCTTCCGGCAGCTCTACGACCTGTCCTATGGCAAGGTTGCCCGGTATGTGCAAAAGGTGGCGGGCGATTACGGTCTGGCCGATGATATCGTCGCCCAGACATACACGGTGGCGTGGCAAAAGAGTGACACCTTCAGGGGCAACGGCAGAATCACCACCTGGTTGATCGGCATTGCCCGAAACATTATGTTCAGGGAGTTTCGAAAGAGCAAAAAGTACGTACCTTTTGAAGAGGAGTACAGCGCCGCGGAAACGAAAAGTCAGTTCAGGGTGGAGATCGAATCGACCAACGCGGCCCTGAAAGCGGCCCTGCAGAGCTTAAAGGTGAATCATCGAGAGATTCTTGAATTGGTCTTTTACCAGGACCTCAGTTACGGGGAGGTGTCGGAGCTGGTTGGAATACCGGTTAACACCGTAAAAACAAGAGTCTTTCATGCAAAACAGGCGCTCAAGGACGTGCTGGAAAAACAGGATATAAACAACTATGACCAATAA
- a CDS encoding response regulator: protein MSTTKHAPHPKIAALLVFCIVVCLFIGLEVLERQRFRETLQTRTINTLSQIRAGLEAQINANFYLTRGLIAFISIHPQMDDLTFQQLARQILDNRNYIRNIALAPDNVVRFVYPLQGNERAVGLRYQDNAEQWPSVARIIASRKAVIAGPVNLVQGGLAFVSRTPIYLADDPDGQKEDKYWGLASIVIEKENLFKASGLYDDNLDIRVALRGKDGLGAEGDMIEGDPAIFQDNPVLLPVNLPEGSWLLAGTPKNGWLASSPYLYPLRISALVLAALLGLAAYTWLQRQEENRRSLERAWQEAKKAQADLRLNEEFLNTVIDNIPAMVFVKDPQELRFIRFNKTGAEMLGYEVTDFIGKNDFDFFPENEARFFINKDREVLNKGTLIDIPEELIETREHTKMVLHTRKIPIFDAAGNPLYLLGIAEDITQQQKVKAEKEHLEKLLHRSQKLETIGKMAGGVAHDLNNILSGIINYPEILLLQLPPDSPLRKPLTRIHDSGKRAAKVVADLLTIARGVAAVKENICLNTLVSEYLDSPEHQRLASAFPALSFVTRFAEELWISSCSPVHLQKCLMNLINNSAEAIPADTPGVITISSRNEILAQAPPGFPDLALGRYVVLSVTDSGTGINPADLEHIFEPFYTRKAMGRSGTGLGLTVVWNTMEDHHGAVTVESSTEAGTTFSLYLPATDENTTISQTPATLADLYGQGQHVLVVDDDPQQRDIAVQILQELHYSAEAVASGEEAIQYLHNHHADLVILDMLMEPGLNGRQTYENIILIKPGQKAIIVSGFADSDDISQLKTIGAGIFIKKPYSIEELGVALRSALQ, encoded by the coding sequence ATGAGTACGACGAAACATGCTCCCCATCCCAAAATCGCCGCACTTCTTGTCTTCTGCATCGTGGTCTGCCTGTTCATCGGCCTGGAGGTCCTTGAACGGCAACGCTTCCGGGAGACCCTGCAAACCAGGACCATAAACACCCTCAGCCAGATTCGCGCCGGTCTTGAGGCCCAGATAAACGCCAATTTCTATCTCACCCGGGGGCTCATCGCCTTTATTTCAATTCATCCGCAAATGGATGACTTGACCTTCCAGCAACTTGCCCGGCAGATCCTCGATAACCGTAACTATATTCGCAACATCGCCCTGGCTCCCGACAATGTCGTCCGCTTCGTTTACCCTCTCCAGGGCAATGAACGGGCGGTTGGTCTGAGGTATCAGGACAATGCCGAGCAATGGCCATCCGTCGCCAGGATAATTGCCTCGCGCAAGGCGGTGATCGCCGGCCCGGTAAACCTCGTTCAGGGAGGACTTGCCTTTGTCAGCAGGACCCCGATATATCTCGCCGATGACCCCGACGGGCAGAAGGAAGACAAATATTGGGGGCTGGCGAGCATCGTCATCGAAAAGGAAAACCTCTTCAAGGCATCCGGTCTTTATGACGATAATCTTGACATCCGCGTCGCCCTCAGGGGCAAGGACGGCCTGGGAGCGGAGGGCGATATGATTGAAGGCGATCCGGCGATATTTCAGGATAATCCGGTGCTGCTGCCGGTCAATCTCCCGGAGGGGAGCTGGCTGCTCGCCGGAACCCCCAAAAACGGCTGGCTGGCATCCTCTCCCTATCTCTATCCCCTGCGAATATCCGCCCTGGTCCTTGCCGCACTGCTCGGACTGGCCGCCTATACCTGGCTACAGCGCCAGGAAGAAAATCGCCGCAGCCTTGAACGCGCCTGGCAAGAGGCAAAAAAGGCCCAGGCAGATCTTCGTCTTAACGAGGAATTCCTCAACACGGTAATTGATAATATTCCAGCGATGGTCTTCGTCAAAGACCCGCAAGAGCTTCGCTTTATCCGTTTCAACAAAACCGGGGCCGAGATGCTTGGCTATGAGGTTACCGATTTCATAGGCAAAAATGACTTTGATTTCTTTCCGGAGAACGAGGCGAGATTTTTCATCAACAAAGACCGTGAGGTCCTCAACAAGGGCACCCTCATTGATATCCCCGAGGAATTGATCGAGACCAGAGAGCATACCAAGATGGTCCTCCATACCCGCAAAATCCCCATTTTCGATGCTGCCGGCAACCCACTATATCTGCTTGGGATTGCCGAAGACATCACCCAGCAACAGAAGGTCAAGGCGGAAAAGGAACATCTTGAGAAACTGCTGCACCGCTCCCAGAAGCTTGAGACCATAGGCAAGATGGCAGGAGGAGTGGCCCATGATCTCAACAATATACTCTCGGGAATAATCAATTACCCGGAAATCCTCCTCCTCCAGCTGCCGCCCGATAGCCCGCTGCGCAAGCCCCTCACCCGGATCCATGATTCCGGCAAACGGGCGGCGAAGGTGGTCGCCGACCTCCTGACCATCGCCCGGGGCGTTGCAGCGGTAAAGGAAAATATCTGCCTCAACACCCTGGTTTCCGAGTACCTGGATTCACCCGAGCACCAGAGGCTCGCCTCGGCATTTCCAGCGCTTTCCTTTGTCACCAGATTCGCGGAAGAACTGTGGATAAGTTCTTGTTCCCCGGTGCATCTACAAAAATGCCTGATGAATCTTATCAACAATAGTGCCGAGGCGATCCCGGCAGACACCCCGGGGGTGATTACCATTTCCAGCCGCAATGAGATATTGGCGCAGGCCCCGCCCGGATTCCCGGACCTTGCTCTTGGCAGATACGTGGTCCTGAGCGTCACCGACAGCGGCACGGGGATCAATCCAGCCGATCTCGAACACATTTTTGAACCGTTTTATACAAGAAAGGCCATGGGACGAAGCGGTACGGGGCTTGGCCTGACGGTGGTATGGAATACCATGGAGGATCATCATGGAGCGGTAACAGTGGAGAGTTCCACCGAGGCCGGAACGACCTTTTCGTTATATCTGCCGGCAACCGACGAAAACACCACCATCTCGCAAACGCCTGCCACGCTGGCTGACCTGTATGGCCAAGGCCAGCACGTCCTGGTAGTCGACGATGACCCCCAACAAAGAGATATTGCAGTACAAATACTCCAGGAGCTGCACTATTCGGCGGAGGCTGTCGCCTCCGGCGAGGAGGCGATACAGTATCTTCACAACCACCATGCCGACCTGGTGATCCTCGATATGCTCATGGAACCAGGCCTTAATGGCCGGCAAACCTATGAAAACATTATCCTTATTAAACCAGGACAGAAAGCGATAATCGTCAGCGGCTTTGCCGATAGCGACGATATCAGCCAGCTCAAGACCATCGGCGCCGGGATCTTTATTAAAAAACCATACAGTATCGAAGAATTAGGTGTCGCCTTGCGATCAGCCCTCCAATGA
- a CDS encoding DUF86 domain-containing protein, producing MINFAGKVLAYTDGLYQTGFAASGLTCDATLRNLELIGEAATHIPDQVRAAHPEIPWRMIIATRNRLIHGYLGIDYDTLWSIIRDDVPELLLMFNALKDVEQP from the coding sequence CGGAAAGGTGCTCGCTTACACCGACGGCCTCTACCAGACCGGTTTCGCAGCCAGCGGCCTGACCTGCGACGCTACCTTGCGCAATCTGGAGCTGATCGGCGAGGCCGCCACCCATATCCCAGACCAAGTCCGCGCCGCCCATCCGGAAATCCCCTGGCGGATGATCATCGCCACCCGCAACCGCCTCATTCATGGCTACCTCGGCATCGACTACGACACCCTGTGGAGCATCATCCGGGATGATGTACCCGAACTGCTGCTGATGTTCAACGCACTGAAAGACGTGGAGCAGCCATGA
- a CDS encoding M48 family metallopeptidase, which translates to MNSYLIFILAILLLSYVLELVVATLNLRALRPELPAECADFYTAEEYGRSREYIRANTIFSQIQATVDLLVTLIFVLAGGFNLVDAVGRGFGFSSIPTGLIFCGLLALLSSLVSLPFSVYSTFVIEQRFGFNTTTVATFITDILKGIVLAVALGGPLLAGVLWFFEASGPLAWLYCWVAAVVFVLVVQFLAPVLIMPLFNKFVPLAEGDLKDAIARYAAAQKFAIQGIYTMDGSKRSTRANAFFTGFGRFRRIVFFDTLMEKLSTEEIVAVLAHEMGHYKLKHTLSMMAISIVQMGLMFFILSLFLNNPELFDAFAMENLSIYASLIFFGFLYSPISTLVAIGFNAFSRRNEYQADQYAVGTCADAESLISGLKKLTVSNLANLTPHPFAVFLHYSHPPILARIAALRQGQHNR; encoded by the coding sequence ATGAACAGCTATCTGATCTTTATTCTGGCCATTCTCCTGCTCAGCTATGTGCTCGAACTTGTGGTGGCCACCCTCAATCTGCGGGCGCTCCGGCCGGAATTGCCCGCCGAGTGCGCTGATTTTTATACTGCTGAGGAGTACGGCCGTTCCCGGGAGTATATCAGGGCCAACACCATATTCTCGCAGATCCAGGCGACGGTGGATTTGCTGGTGACCCTGATCTTTGTCCTGGCCGGCGGGTTTAATCTGGTCGATGCGGTGGGGCGCGGCTTCGGATTTTCCTCCATCCCCACCGGCCTTATCTTCTGCGGGCTGCTGGCACTGCTGTCGTCGCTGGTCAGCCTGCCGTTTTCGGTCTATTCGACCTTTGTCATCGAGCAGCGCTTCGGCTTCAACACCACCACCGTCGCCACATTTATCACCGATATCCTCAAAGGCATAGTGCTGGCGGTGGCGCTGGGCGGGCCACTGCTGGCGGGAGTCCTGTGGTTTTTCGAGGCCAGCGGCCCGCTTGCCTGGCTGTATTGCTGGGTCGCTGCAGTGGTCTTTGTTCTGGTTGTCCAGTTCCTTGCCCCGGTGCTGATCATGCCGCTTTTCAATAAATTTGTCCCCTTGGCCGAGGGGGACCTGAAGGACGCCATTGCCAGGTATGCCGCAGCGCAAAAGTTTGCGATCCAGGGCATTTATACCATGGACGGATCGAAACGATCCACCCGGGCCAACGCCTTCTTCACTGGATTTGGCCGCTTCCGGCGCATTGTTTTTTTCGATACCCTGATGGAAAAATTGTCAACCGAGGAAATCGTCGCTGTTCTGGCACATGAGATGGGTCACTACAAGCTCAAGCACACCTTGAGCATGATGGCGATTTCCATTGTGCAGATGGGCTTGATGTTTTTCATCCTCTCGCTCTTTCTTAATAATCCGGAATTGTTCGACGCGTTTGCCATGGAAAACCTGTCCATCTATGCCAGTCTCATTTTCTTCGGATTTTTGTACAGCCCCATCTCCACCTTGGTGGCCATTGGTTTCAACGCCTTTTCCCGGCGCAATGAGTACCAGGCCGACCAGTATGCCGTTGGGACCTGCGCCGACGCCGAGTCCCTGATCAGCGGTTTGAAAAAACTCACGGTCAGTAACCTCGCCAATCTCACCCCGCATCCGTTCGCCGTCTTTCTCCATTACAGCCACCCGCCCATCCTTGCCAGGATAGCCGCTCTTCGCCAGGGGCAGCACAACCGCTAG
- a CDS encoding CBS domain-containing protein, translated as MKTTAASIMTTEFPTLFPETPLTDAIRVFRGSSREHGRRLFGIIVTDKNRRLAGMLSMYDILLYVRPKHIQVWGAMEDIDVAGLIEAAGSRLKSILVGDIMTPEVITVGPQTDLLMVLDIMIKKHVRRLPVVEDQCIVGIVYISDLFNHLLERIGD; from the coding sequence ATGAAAACCACTGCGGCCAGCATCATGACGACAGAGTTTCCGACACTTTTTCCTGAAACACCGCTTACCGATGCCATTCGGGTTTTTCGTGGGTCGTCGCGGGAACATGGGCGGCGGCTATTTGGCATCATTGTCACCGATAAGAATCGACGTCTGGCCGGAATGCTTTCGATGTACGATATCCTCCTGTATGTGCGGCCAAAACACATCCAGGTCTGGGGTGCCATGGAGGACATCGATGTCGCCGGATTGATCGAGGCGGCAGGCAGTCGGCTCAAATCGATCCTGGTCGGGGACATTATGACCCCTGAGGTCATAACCGTCGGTCCGCAGACCGACCTGCTCATGGTCCTCGATATCATGATCAAAAAACACGTCCGCCGGCTGCCGGTGGTGGAGGACCAGTGCATCGTCGGGATTGTCTATATTTCCGACCTGTTCAATCATTTGTTGGAGCGCATCGGCGACTGA
- a CDS encoding Fic family protein — MKTFQSGRYIQQGHYKSFQPSPINRAWNLDNMELIQLLGQADRELGRLDMYSDYIPNIDLFIKMHVLKEATQSSKIEGTQTNMEEALLEKEDVALDKRDDWEEVQNYVAAMHETIAKLQTLPFSARLIREAHKTLLQGVRGTHKQPGDFRHSQNWIGGATINDAVFVPPVHTSVSDLISDIEKFLHNDSHYFPELLKIALVHYQFETIHPFLDGNGRVGRLLITLYLFSKGILKQPVLYMSDFFERNRSLYYDNLMRVREKNDLLQWFKFFLVGIIETAKSGITTFDNILNLQRNVEAQIQTLGSRAANAQKVVHYLYQRPMIDAAKVGEVAGISPASAYKLIADLEQFGILKEITGGKRGKMYVFHDYLQLFK, encoded by the coding sequence ATGAAAACCTTTCAATCCGGTCGTTATATTCAGCAAGGACATTATAAAAGCTTCCAGCCATCTCCGATCAATCGCGCTTGGAATCTTGACAATATGGAGTTGATTCAGTTGCTTGGTCAAGCAGATCGGGAATTGGGGCGGCTGGATATGTATTCGGACTATATTCCCAATATCGACCTGTTCATCAAGATGCATGTGCTGAAGGAGGCCACCCAATCAAGTAAGATTGAAGGCACCCAGACCAATATGGAAGAGGCCCTTCTCGAAAAGGAGGACGTGGCCTTGGACAAACGGGATGACTGGGAAGAGGTGCAAAACTATGTGGCGGCGATGCATGAAACGATTGCCAAGTTGCAGACCTTGCCCTTTTCGGCGCGATTAATCAGGGAGGCCCACAAGACCTTGTTGCAAGGCGTGCGCGGCACCCACAAGCAACCGGGGGATTTCCGACACAGCCAGAACTGGATTGGCGGAGCAACGATCAACGATGCGGTCTTTGTGCCACCGGTTCATACTTCAGTCAGCGACCTTATTAGTGATATTGAGAAGTTTTTACATAACGATAGTCATTATTTCCCGGAGCTGTTGAAGATCGCTTTGGTGCATTACCAGTTTGAGACCATCCATCCGTTCCTGGATGGTAATGGCCGGGTAGGGCGATTATTGATTACTTTGTACCTGTTCAGCAAGGGAATATTGAAGCAGCCGGTGTTGTATATGTCGGATTTTTTCGAGCGCAATCGCAGCCTTTATTACGATAATCTTATGCGGGTGCGAGAGAAGAATGACCTGCTGCAATGGTTCAAGTTTTTTCTTGTAGGTATTATCGAAACCGCGAAAAGCGGGATCACGACTTTTGACAATATCCTCAATCTGCAAAGAAATGTGGAGGCCCAGATCCAGACTCTTGGGAGCAGAGCAGCAAACGCCCAGAAGGTTGTCCATTATTTGTATCAACGGCCGATGATTGACGCCGCCAAGGTCGGAGAGGTGGCGGGCATTTCTCCGGCTTCGGCCTACAAATTGATTGCCGACTTGGAACAATTCGGGATTCTGAAAGAAATCACCGGCGGCAAGCGGGGTAAGATGTATGTGTTTCATGACTACCTGCAATTGTTCAAATAG
- a CDS encoding N-acetylmuramoyl-L-alanine amidase: MTTPPAAKPALLWILATSLSLLVSCAPAPYITNHQARSQESRVQAVVLHFTREDFSSSLKTLTEGEVSSHYLVRDEPVEIYQLVDESQRAYHAGISSWRGRTFLNASSIGIEIVNAGDYVGVDGVAYHDYPGPQVDAVIALLKDIVARHTIRPEFILGHSDIAPHRKTDPGPKFPWTRLADAGLIPWPDRAVVAARQEVYQDSLPDLLWFQNKLIEHGFTLTPTGELDKKTREVLAALQMKYRPERYDGQADAETAALLDVLTSSQANKEM, translated from the coding sequence ATGACCACCCCCCCGGCTGCCAAGCCTGCCCTCCTGTGGATATTGGCCACCTCGCTTAGTCTTCTTGTCAGCTGCGCTCCGGCCCCCTACATCACCAACCATCAGGCCAGGAGCCAGGAAAGCCGCGTGCAGGCGGTGGTCCTGCACTTCACCAGGGAGGATTTTTCCTCCTCCCTGAAGACCCTCACCGAGGGCGAGGTCAGCAGCCATTATCTGGTGCGGGACGAACCAGTGGAGATCTATCAGCTGGTGGATGAATCGCAACGTGCCTATCACGCCGGCATCAGCAGCTGGAGAGGCAGGACCTTCCTCAACGCCTCGTCCATCGGTATTGAAATCGTCAACGCCGGGGACTATGTGGGAGTCGACGGGGTCGCCTATCACGACTATCCCGGGCCGCAGGTCGATGCCGTCATCGCCCTCCTCAAGGACATCGTCGCCCGGCATACGATCCGGCCGGAATTTATCCTCGGCCACAGCGACATCGCCCCGCACCGGAAAACCGACCCCGGCCCGAAATTCCCCTGGACGCGCCTCGCCGACGCAGGTCTGATCCCCTGGCCCGACCGGGCGGTGGTGGCCGCCCGCCAAGAGGTGTACCAGGACAGCCTCCCAGACCTCCTGTGGTTCCAGAACAAGCTCATCGAACATGGCTTTACCCTGACTCCAACGGGCGAGCTGGACAAAAAAACCCGGGAAGTCCTCGCTGCATTGCAGATGAAATACCGCCCCGAGCGCTATGATGGCCAAGCGGACGCGGAAACCGCGGCCCTGCTTGATGTGTTGACCAGCTCGCAGGCCAATAAAGAAATGTAA
- a CDS encoding CBS domain-containing protein yields MTPTANTLRNLSVSRAMRRQVICLEQDKSIGHGINIIIKHKVNALLVVDSQQQPIGVVSKTDIMGAYYAGLPIDSPLEDIMVSPPLFCKAADSLETALEQMRSHRVYRLYVAGDQGEELVGALAYPDIVGMLYQYCRQCEYSHLNRKKHSGESESLRRFKVKELMTAGVKSLAAQETLSTVMESLSAYRFGAMLITDESGLPCGVISKTDLALAYKRGISTGESAAKVMSTPVHTCDAHSFWKRR; encoded by the coding sequence ATGACACCAACCGCCAACACCCTCCGCAATCTGAGCGTAAGCCGGGCCATGCGCCGGCAGGTCATTTGCCTTGAGCAGGACAAATCCATCGGCCACGGAATCAATATCATCATCAAGCACAAGGTCAATGCCCTTCTCGTTGTTGACTCCCAGCAGCAGCCCATCGGCGTAGTGTCGAAGACCGATATCATGGGGGCCTATTATGCCGGTCTGCCGATCGATTCGCCCCTTGAAGATATCATGGTGTCGCCTCCGCTTTTTTGCAAAGCCGCCGATTCCCTGGAAACCGCGCTTGAGCAGATGCGCAGCCATAGAGTGTATCGGCTGTATGTCGCTGGTGATCAAGGGGAGGAGCTCGTGGGGGCTCTGGCCTACCCCGATATTGTCGGGATGCTGTACCAATACTGTCGCCAGTGTGAATACAGCCATCTCAATCGCAAAAAACATAGCGGCGAATCGGAATCCCTGCGCCGCTTCAAGGTGAAGGAGCTTATGACCGCTGGGGTAAAAAGCCTTGCCGCGCAGGAGACTTTGAGTACGGTCATGGAGTCACTTTCAGCCTACCGGTTTGGCGCCATGCTGATAACCGATGAAAGTGGTTTGCCCTGCGGAGTGATTTCCAAAACCGATCTGGCTCTCGCCTATAAAAGGGGCATCAGTACCGGCGAAAGTGCCGCGAAGGTTATGAGTACGCCCGTGCATACCTGCGACGCCCACTCTTTCTGGAAGAGGCGATAA
- a CDS encoding S8 family serine peptidase, whose amino-acid sequence MTNHFRPRLVSNAAKLWIILFLILTSPLPAHAESIVQGKVINAPAKLEDSSNIAEGSENSAAQSSVSLKNSRMSGTLVNSTQSKTAVNLATGKRNVASQGSVAVSQGTVEGSVVNSVAVKSTANLAAGTDNKADQGAVRIDNSRIRGAVTNTVTLQKSANMAAGKGNSASQAAIVVGGGQVGGALANTATGDNAVNAAAGYRSEASQASIVVDGGQPGSGSAATMPQNVWHADTGGMGQEEGRTPASAGKKMVMDAKDRKAAHYVPGQVVFLIDNNKAGLANLDRAAKKHGLTVTEKNVLKSLNRIMVVSSTAKDAAAVAEALKSESGVYNAQPNYVFATMAGQDPMSSMQNLVSMLDLPEVHNTVSGKHITVAVVDTGVEVEHEDLRARVVGHQNFISGSGYQGEIHGTAVAGIIGAGKNDCGIVGIAPDVSLLALRACRQVSKTSSAGECFSTSLMRSLDAAISAKVHVVNLSLGAYVNDSLLSMMIDSGHDKGIVFAAPVGNDPAAENIAFPASHSKVVSVAGFDELGNPLPNKKLAAKADAVAPATHLFVTAPGNSYNFVDGTSLASASITGIIALSMEKNLARNPPCLPRFTNALPWSKQVFVCLGL is encoded by the coding sequence ATGACCAATCACTTCCGACCGAGACTAGTCAGTAACGCGGCAAAACTATGGATTATCCTGTTCCTCATCCTCACCTCGCCCCTGCCGGCACATGCTGAGTCCATTGTCCAGGGCAAGGTCATTAATGCCCCGGCAAAACTTGAAGACAGCAGCAATATCGCCGAAGGCAGTGAAAACAGCGCCGCACAGTCGTCCGTTTCTCTGAAAAATTCCAGAATGAGCGGCACCCTTGTCAACAGCACGCAAAGTAAAACCGCCGTTAACCTCGCCACCGGCAAGAGAAACGTCGCCAGTCAGGGCTCTGTTGCAGTCTCCCAGGGGACGGTCGAGGGCTCCGTCGTCAACAGTGTCGCGGTCAAATCGACGGCCAATCTGGCGGCAGGGACCGACAACAAGGCCGATCAGGGCGCCGTGCGCATCGACAACAGCCGGATTCGTGGTGCGGTGACCAACACTGTGACGCTGCAGAAAAGCGCCAATATGGCCGCCGGTAAAGGTAATTCGGCATCCCAGGCGGCAATCGTCGTCGGGGGCGGACAGGTGGGTGGTGCGCTTGCCAATACCGCTACCGGCGATAACGCCGTCAATGCTGCCGCCGGCTACCGCAGTGAAGCAAGTCAAGCATCCATTGTCGTTGATGGGGGACAACCCGGAAGCGGCTCCGCTGCCACTATGCCGCAAAACGTTTGGCATGCGGATACTGGTGGCATGGGACAGGAAGAGGGCAGGACGCCGGCCTCTGCCGGCAAAAAAATGGTCATGGATGCTAAGGACAGGAAGGCTGCTCACTACGTACCCGGCCAGGTGGTTTTTCTCATTGATAACAACAAGGCCGGTCTTGCCAATCTCGACCGGGCAGCGAAAAAGCACGGACTTACCGTCACTGAGAAAAACGTCCTGAAATCGCTTAACCGGATCATGGTGGTGTCTTCCACGGCCAAGGACGCGGCGGCGGTTGCCGAGGCACTGAAAAGTGAATCCGGCGTCTATAATGCCCAGCCCAATTATGTCTTTGCCACGATGGCCGGGCAAGATCCGATGAGTTCCATGCAGAATCTGGTCTCGATGCTCGATTTGCCGGAGGTGCACAACACGGTCAGCGGCAAGCATATCACCGTGGCGGTGGTCGACACCGGTGTCGAGGTAGAGCACGAGGACCTGCGTGCCCGTGTCGTTGGCCATCAGAACTTCATATCGGGCAGTGGCTATCAGGGGGAGATTCACGGTACCGCCGTCGCCGGAATCATCGGTGCCGGCAAAAATGACTGCGGCATCGTCGGTATTGCCCCGGACGTATCTTTGCTGGCATTGCGGGCCTGCCGCCAGGTCAGTAAGACCTCGTCCGCCGGGGAATGCTTCTCGACCTCCCTGATGCGCTCCCTCGACGCCGCTATCTCCGCCAAAGTGCATGTGGTCAATCTGAGCCTTGGGGCCTACGTCAACGATAGCCTTTTAAGCATGATGATCGACAGCGGGCACGACAAGGGGATCGTGTTTGCCGCCCCGGTGGGCAATGATCCTGCGGCGGAGAACATCGCCTTTCCTGCTTCCCACAGCAAGGTCGTCAGTGTCGCCGGTTTTGATGAACTGGGCAATCCACTGCCCAATAAAAAACTGGCAGCGAAGGCCGATGCCGTGGCTCCGGCAACCCATCTTTTCGTCACAGCACCCGGCAACAGCTATAATTTTGTTGACGGCACCTCTCTGGCAAGTGCCTCTATTACCGGCATTATTGCCCTTTCCATGGAAAAAAATCTTGCTCGGAACCCACCCTGCCTGCCACGGTTTACCAATGCTCTTCCATGGTCGAAGCAGGTCTTCGTTTGTCTTGGTTTGTAG
- a CDS encoding NAD(P)H-dependent oxidoreductase: MATKAKNILVIYHSQSGTMEGMAKSFAKGAAKEQGVEIILKKAQDADINDLLRCDGLAIGSPEYFGTMAGMIKDFFDRTFKDAQERTIGKPFVVFVCAGNDGRGALMQIERIAAGYKWKKVQEHIRIVGIPTPKDLLALEELGQTLAAGIDFGIF, encoded by the coding sequence ATGGCAACCAAGGCAAAAAACATCCTGGTGATTTACCACTCCCAGAGCGGCACAATGGAAGGCATGGCAAAGAGCTTTGCCAAGGGCGCGGCAAAGGAACAAGGGGTGGAGATCATATTAAAAAAGGCACAGGATGCCGACATTAACGACCTGTTACGCTGCGACGGACTGGCCATCGGCTCTCCCGAATATTTTGGCACAATGGCCGGCATGATCAAGGATTTTTTTGACCGCACGTTTAAGGATGCCCAGGAAAGAACCATCGGCAAGCCTTTCGTCGTTTTTGTCTGTGCCGGAAATGACGGCCGCGGTGCCCTGATGCAGATCGAACGCATTGCCGCCGGGTACAAATGGAAGAAGGTACAGGAACACATCAGGATTGTCGGAATCCCTACCCCAAAAGACCTGCTGGCGCTGGAGGAATTGGGACAGACCTTGGCCGCAGGCATCGATTTCGGGATTTTCTAA